Proteins encoded within one genomic window of Aquarana catesbeiana isolate 2022-GZ linkage group LG03, ASM4218655v1, whole genome shotgun sequence:
- the LOC141134161 gene encoding olfactory receptor 6B1-like encodes MSLLQSNYSLTEFFLVGFQNLNSFKIPLFLLLLITYIMAISANLLIVALMSTSHLLRSPMYFFLCHLSLCDFVLCTSVIPKTLNVIIRGGSSIPFLACFIQFYIFGSCLSTECYLLTAMSYDRYVAICHPLSYILIMNFNMCLYLAASSWLAAFFISLISLFMIYSFNFCGPNTIDHFYCDLSPILELSCSDTFLAKMGASILTTIIVIFPFLFVIVTYVYIFTTILGITSNIGKQKAFSTCSSHLSVVCVFYGSLISIYFSPSKGNSLNTNKVISLLYTLVTPLFNPVIYTLRNQIIRNTVNVFFKRISQFDVHFFC; translated from the coding sequence ATGTCATTGTTGCAGAGCAACTATTCTTTAACTGAGTTTTTTCTCGTTGGGTTTCAGAATCTTAACTCCTTCAAAATCCcactcttccttcttcttcttattaCATACATCATGGCTATAAGTGCAAATCTTCTCATTGTTGCGCTGATGTCAACCAGTCATCTTCTGAGGTCTCCCATGTATTTCTTCCTTTGCCATTTGTCTCTATGTGATTTTGTACTATGTACAAGCGTTATCCCAAAAACCTTAAATGTTATAATACGTGGGGGAAGCAGTATACCTTTCTTGGCCTGTTTCATtcaattttacatttttggatCTTGTCTCTCGACAGAATGCTATCTCCTGACGGCAATGTCCTATGACCGTTATGTGGCCATCTGCCACCCCCTGAGTTATATCTTGATCATGAACTTCAATATGTGCTTGTATCTTGCAGCAAGTTCTTGgcttgctgcattttttatttccttAATTTCTCTCTTTATGATCTACAGTTTTAATTTTTGTGGCCCCAACACTATAGATCACTTTTATTGTGACCTTAGTCCTATATTAGAACTTTCCTGCTCTGATACTTTTCTGGCTAAAATGGGAGCATCAATTCTTACCACCATTATTGtaatttttccttttctgtttgtCATTGTGACCTATGTGTACATCTTTACCACCATTCTTGGTATCACCTCCAACATCGGGAAGCAGAAAGCCTTCTCTACTTGTAGCTCTCATCTctctgttgtgtgtgtgttttatggtTCATTAATCAGCATTTATTTTAGTCCTTCCAAAGGAAACTCTCTCAATACAAATAAAGTCATATCTCTTTTATATACGCTGGTTACCCCATTGTTCAATCCAGTTATATACACTTTGAGAAACCAGATAATCAGAAATACAGtgaatgtattttttaaaagaATATCACAATTCGATGTGCATTTCTTTTGCTGA